One window from the genome of Breoghania sp. L-A4 encodes:
- a CDS encoding phage major tail tube protein — protein MSELPRYILRDCTIFVDTHSKIGQASEITLPVPTEKVEELRNAGMIMPIEVKLGFEKMEAGFKLTAFDPQVIKLVGLKAGVEKAFMATGALVDEDGTVHPAVAYMRGFLKSHDPGSWKPGEVGESDHPISLRYYKLEVDGEELLEVDPFGISVGGVSQTGDIRGALLLS, from the coding sequence ATGTCGGAATTGCCGCGCTACATCCTGCGCGACTGCACGATCTTCGTCGACACGCATTCGAAGATTGGCCAGGCCTCGGAAATCACGCTTCCCGTGCCCACCGAGAAAGTCGAAGAGCTTCGCAACGCCGGCATGATCATGCCGATCGAGGTCAAGCTCGGTTTTGAGAAAATGGAAGCCGGCTTCAAGCTGACGGCTTTCGATCCGCAGGTGATCAAGCTGGTCGGCCTCAAGGCCGGCGTCGAGAAGGCCTTCATGGCCACCGGCGCTCTGGTCGACGAAGACGGCACCGTTCACCCGGCTGTCGCCTATATGCGCGGCTTTCTCAAGAGCCATGATCCCGGCTCCTGGAAGCCCGGTGAGGTCGGGGAGAGCGATCACCCGATTTCGCTGCGCTACTACAAGCTCGAGGTCGACGGCGAGGAACTGCTCGAGGTTGATCCCTTCGGCATCTCGGTCGGCGGCGTCTCCCAGACCGGCGACATTCGCGGCGCGCTGCTGTTGAGCTGA
- a CDS encoding tail protein X, translating to MTEILRSTTGDTVDLVALRAYSRTDRATEAMLAANPGLAALGVVLPLGTAVTAPDLDVEAPAIDLVKLWD from the coding sequence ATGACCGAGATCCTGCGATCCACGACCGGCGACACGGTCGACCTGGTGGCGCTGCGCGCTTACAGCCGCACCGATAGGGCGACCGAGGCCATGCTTGCCGCCAACCCCGGCCTTGCCGCGCTCGGCGTCGTACTGCCGCTTGGAACGGCGGTCACGGCTCCCGATCTCGATGTCGAGGCACCGGCCATTGATCTCGTAAAACTGTGGGACTAG
- a CDS encoding phage tail assembly protein: MTDVSISLSKPIEHEGKTVTSMTFHEASLGDLAVTDAAAGGVAKTILLLAALSGQTEELVRKIKAVDLDAILEKVEPLTGNFFKANG, encoded by the coding sequence ATGACTGACGTATCCATCTCCCTTTCCAAACCCATTGAGCACGAAGGCAAGACGGTCACGAGCATGACCTTCCATGAGGCGTCGCTCGGCGATCTGGCGGTGACGGACGCCGCCGCCGGTGGCGTCGCCAAGACGATCCTGCTGCTGGCGGCGCTGTCCGGGCAGACCGAGGAACTCGTGCGCAAGATCAAGGCTGTCGATCTGGATGCGATCCTGGAGAAGGTGGAACCGCTCACGGGAAACTTCTTCAAGGCGAACGGGTAG
- a CDS encoding phage tail tape measure protein has protein sequence MSTSLSGISAGGLAEIMAEAGQAGIAMERLGRFTNYTAKASVAFDMAAGETGSTFAKLGNVYQLNQQRLEHLADATNLLSNNMAAKASEILNFTNRAAGAADVLNLLPEQMAAVGAAMTAAGVVPETAARGLNAFSNKMVKGGPKIERAFKSIGLSFKQWSKLKKENGPQAMRQLFESLNKDSDGARAMQDLFGQDFSDDFGKLMKNPKLLAQAFQLAGEEARIAGSVQAEYSNKVATDIGRIRRLGNHLKAIGIRLGNMAAGPLGAAAERISGIFDTLDQRVTVFDKIKAGLDGLAAGLGFTDAGGAASSFADWLETSIFGQLESFEQDTDRLGRISNRFMEIGRNFRSAFDAFTGGQGAGVAMASAGAGLSKLGGAMTLGGAVVLGLTAAKLLRFSGALAALGLGSRLVRFGVIAAGLSQLASSGGEMSAVDWAVSAAGVGMLGAELFKLGRGATAAYRGLKTVLTGAKALGAGAATGAAAKTGLLSGLLANPLGAGAAALTGATAFGMWAAAKSDPNAKNKDLIADAQRRNRTGSGVPVIPRGDYTLGGFGGFRGRTKARKPVTASSTRRSPSAAARPMSPRCRHRVVVRFLVGAWARPTSS, from the coding sequence ATGTCGACGAGCCTGTCTGGTATCTCCGCCGGCGGGCTTGCCGAGATCATGGCGGAAGCCGGCCAGGCCGGCATCGCCATGGAGCGGCTTGGACGTTTCACCAACTACACGGCCAAGGCGTCGGTCGCCTTCGACATGGCGGCGGGAGAGACCGGCAGCACATTCGCCAAGCTCGGCAACGTCTATCAGCTCAATCAGCAACGGCTGGAGCATCTCGCCGATGCGACGAACCTGCTGTCGAACAACATGGCGGCCAAGGCCAGTGAGATCCTGAATTTTACAAACCGCGCGGCCGGTGCGGCCGACGTGCTCAACCTGCTGCCGGAACAGATGGCGGCGGTGGGGGCTGCGATGACGGCCGCCGGGGTCGTGCCGGAAACTGCCGCGCGCGGTCTCAACGCGTTCTCCAACAAGATGGTGAAGGGCGGGCCGAAGATCGAACGGGCGTTCAAATCCATCGGCCTTTCGTTCAAGCAGTGGTCCAAGCTGAAGAAGGAGAACGGCCCTCAGGCGATGCGGCAGCTGTTTGAATCGCTGAACAAGGATTCCGATGGCGCCCGGGCCATGCAGGATCTGTTCGGGCAGGATTTTTCCGACGATTTCGGCAAGCTGATGAAGAACCCGAAGCTGTTGGCCCAAGCCTTTCAGCTCGCAGGCGAAGAGGCGCGGATCGCCGGATCGGTGCAGGCGGAGTATTCCAATAAGGTTGCCACAGATATCGGCCGTATCCGCCGGCTGGGCAATCACCTCAAGGCGATCGGCATCCGGCTCGGCAACATGGCGGCCGGGCCGCTGGGCGCGGCGGCCGAGCGCATCAGCGGGATTTTCGACACGCTCGATCAACGCGTAACGGTGTTTGACAAGATCAAGGCCGGATTGGATGGCCTGGCCGCGGGCCTGGGCTTCACCGACGCGGGTGGTGCGGCATCAAGCTTTGCGGATTGGCTGGAAACCAGCATCTTCGGCCAGCTGGAGAGTTTTGAGCAGGACACCGACCGGTTGGGGCGCATCTCCAATCGGTTCATGGAGATCGGCCGGAATTTCCGCTCGGCTTTTGATGCCTTCACTGGCGGGCAGGGCGCCGGCGTGGCGATGGCCTCCGCCGGCGCGGGCCTGTCCAAGCTCGGCGGAGCGATGACATTGGGCGGGGCCGTGGTGCTCGGCCTGACCGCGGCCAAGCTGCTGCGGTTTTCAGGAGCCTTGGCAGCCCTTGGTTTGGGAAGCCGCCTCGTGCGCTTTGGCGTCATTGCGGCGGGGCTGTCGCAACTGGCAAGCTCCGGTGGTGAAATGAGCGCTGTGGACTGGGCTGTCTCCGCAGCCGGCGTCGGCATGCTCGGCGCTGAGTTGTTCAAGCTGGGTCGCGGTGCGACGGCTGCCTATCGCGGATTGAAGACCGTTCTCACCGGCGCAAAGGCGCTCGGCGCCGGTGCCGCTACGGGCGCCGCAGCCAAAACCGGCCTGCTGTCGGGCCTGCTTGCCAATCCGCTCGGCGCAGGTGCGGCGGCACTCACGGGTGCCACGGCATTTGGGATGTGGGCGGCTGCGAAATCCGATCCCAACGCCAAAAACAAGGATCTGATCGCGGACGCGCAGCGCCGCAACCGGACAGGCTCCGGTGTGCCGGTCATTCCGCGTGGCGATTATACGCTTGGCGGATTCGGAGGGTTTCGCGGGCGGACAAAGGCGCGCAAACCGGTGACGGCTTCATCAACGCGCCGCTCGCCTTCCGCCGCAGCGAGGCCTATGTCGCCTCGCTGCCGTCATCGCGTGGTGGTGCGCTTTCTGGTGGGCGCCTGGGCCCGTCCGACGTCAAGCTGA
- a CDS encoding phage tail protein has protein sequence MRTDQQEARPHVGTDGNGAGAFAFQALGFSYTDVARRLSTPWAKVAVAQRLDAQQWTGPGEDEVSIKGVLFPEEFGGGASLDGLRAAALVGVPLMLVSLGGRVFGYHTIQGIDEDRGFHDAFGAPRRNAYVIKLLRYTGSPSPSAFNSFVSLFA, from the coding sequence ATGCGGACTGATCAACAAGAGGCGAGGCCACATGTCGGGACCGACGGGAATGGCGCTGGGGCGTTTGCCTTCCAAGCGCTGGGATTTTCTTACACTGATGTTGCGCGACGGCTGTCGACGCCCTGGGCCAAGGTTGCGGTGGCCCAACGTCTGGACGCGCAGCAATGGACGGGCCCGGGCGAGGATGAAGTCTCGATCAAGGGCGTGCTGTTTCCCGAAGAGTTCGGCGGTGGCGCCAGCCTCGATGGTTTGCGCGCCGCGGCGCTCGTCGGCGTGCCGTTGATGCTCGTGTCCCTGGGTGGCCGGGTCTTTGGCTACCACACGATCCAGGGGATCGATGAGGATCGCGGGTTTCACGACGCCTTCGGGGCACCACGCCGCAACGCCTATGTGATCAAGCTGCTGCGCTACACGGGCTCGCCGTCGCCCTCAGCATTCAATTCGTTCGTGTCGCTCTTCGCCTGA